From the genome of Notolabrus celidotus isolate fNotCel1 chromosome 5, fNotCel1.pri, whole genome shotgun sequence, one region includes:
- the fam89b gene encoding protein FAM89A has translation MRILESCCQLSLCGAMNGTRCSAADSTVGGVPASVEGLPPLPKGLSGILNSSGGSWRDIEKVHSKRARIQADINRGGGDAPRGNSKPGGLDAALALLRKEMVGLRQLDMSLLCQLWSLHEAIQEYKGSSLLSEASFSAYNGDSEDEEEDDEEEAGGLSRPISSSLSVPRASSNSRDQWIKDSFHIP, from the exons ATGCGCATTTTAGAGTCCTGCTGTCAGCTGTCCCTCTGCGGCGCGATGAACGGGACTCGGTGCAGCGCGGCGGACAGTACCGTGGGCGGCGTCCCGGCCTCCGTGGAGGGTCTGCCGCCGCTGCCCAAAGGCCTGAGCGGCATCCTGAACTCCAGCGGGGGGTCGTGGAGGGACATCGAGAAGGTGCACAGCAAGAGAGCGCGCATCCAGGCCGACATCAACCGGGGCGGCGGGGACGCGCCGCGCGGCAACAGCAAGCCAGGTGGGCTAGACGCTGCTCTGGCTCTGCTGAGGAAAGAGATG GTGGGTCTGCGTCAGCTCGACATGTCCCTGCTGTGCCAGCTGTGGTCTCTCCACGAGGCCATCCAGGAGTACAAGGGCTCCTCGCTTCTGTCTGAGGCCTCCTTCAGTGCTTATAACGGGGactctgaagatgaagaggaggacgatgaggaggaagcaggaggcCTCTCACGACCGATTTCCTCGTCCTTGTCTGTGCCCCGTGCCAGCAGCAACTCCAGGGACCAGTGGATCAAGGACTCCTTTCATATCCCCTGA